One stretch of Gadus chalcogrammus isolate NIFS_2021 chromosome 14, NIFS_Gcha_1.0, whole genome shotgun sequence DNA includes these proteins:
- the rufy2 gene encoding RUN and FYVE domain-containing protein 2 isoform X2 — protein sequence MYSPQSLHRWGITHSESMERLAYSQALRDPMAMERANLLNMAKLSIKGLIESALSFGRTLDSDYPPLQQFFVVMEHCLKHGLRVKKSFLGFNKSLWGPLELVEKLCPEAAEISASVRDLPGLKTPLGRARAWLRLALMQKRLADYLRLLITRKDLLSDFYESSAVLLEEEGAVIVGLLVGLNVIDANLCVKGEDLDSQVGVIDFSMYLKNDIDDYRSEERNSQIASILDQKNYVEELNRQLNSTVNGLQGRVDNLEKSNTKLIEELAIAKNNIIKLQEENQQLRSENSLILLKAKQHLELTQGDVTVERDTYKQSRQGLDEMYNEAQRQLKEECQLRQDVENELVVQVSMKQEMELAMKLLEKDIHEKQDTLIGLRHQLDEVKTINVEMYQKMQTSDDGMQQKNDMIHRLEEKTNQISATMKQLEQRLQEAERHRLSAEEGARRFKTDFANKADSMQRQIQQRERQLQQLETDLKIEKEWRQTLQNDLERERDSVSQLSAQALQIGGLKQEFHRLHDENVQLKSICEDQEQALEELGSKLSESKLKIEDIKDANKALQGGQVWLKDKDASHCKLCEKEFSISRRKHHCRNCGEIFCNSCSDNELPLPASPKPVRVCDTCHALLLQRCSSNPT from the exons ATGTACTCCCCTCAGAGTCTCCACCGGTGGGGCATCACCCACAGTGAGAGCATGGAGCGACTGGCCTACAGCCAGG CCCTTCGGGACCCCATGGCCATGGAGCGGGCCAACCTGCTGAACATGGCCAAGCTCAGCATCAAGGGGCTCATCGAGTCGGCGCTGAGCTTCGGGAGGACGCTGGACTCGGACTACCCGCCGCTGCAGCAGTTCTTCGTCGTCATGGAGCACTGCCTCAAACACGGCCTCCGAG tGAAGAAGTCATTCCTGGGTTTCAACAAGTCTCTGTGGGGTCCACTGGAGCTGGTGGAGAAGCTGTGTCCTGAGGCAGCTGAGATCTCCGCCTCCGTACGGGACCTCCCCGGTCTCAA gacccCATTAGGCAGAGCGCGCGCCTGGCTGCGCCTGGCGCTCATGCAGAAGAGACTAGCGGACTACTTAAGACTCCTGATTACCAGGAAAGACCTgctgag TGACTTCTACGAGAGCTCTGCTGtgttgttggaggaggagggagccgTCATCGTGGGCCTGCTCGTGGGACTGAACGTCATCGACGCCAACCTCTGTGTGAAGGGAGAGGATCTGGATTCCCAG GTCGGGGTGATAGACTTCTCCATGTACCTGAAGAATGACATTGATGACTACAGGAGCGAAGAGAG GAACAGTCAGATAGCCTCCATCTTGGATCAGAAGAACTATGTGGAGGAGTTGAACAGACAACTTAA CTCCACAGTCAATGGTCTTCAGGGCAGGGTGGACAATCTGGAGAAGTCGAACACTAAGCTCATAGAGGAG TTGGCGATAGCCAAgaacaacatcatcaaactACAGGAGGAAAATCAACAGCTAAGAAGTGAAAACAGCCTCATTTTACTAAAAGCAAAACAACATTTAGAG CTGACGCAGGGCGATGTGACCGTGGAAAgggacacatacaaacagtcCCGCCAGGGTCTGGACGAGATGTACAACGAAGCCCAGAGACAACTGAAGGAGGAGTGCCAGCTCAGACAG GATGTGGAGAACGAGCTGGTGGTGCAGGTGTCCATGAAACAGGAAATGGAACTGGCTATGAAACTTCTTGAGAAGGACATCCACGAGAAACAG GATACTCTCATCGGGTTGAGACACCAGCTGGATGAGGTCAAGACTATCAATGTAGAGATGTACCAAAAGATGCAG ACCTCCGATGACGGGATGCAGCAGAAGAACGACATGATTCATAGACTGGAGGAGAAGACCAATCAGATCTCTGCCACCATGAAGCAGCTGGAGCAAAG ATtacaggaggcagagagacaccgACTGTCGGCGGAGGAGGGCGCCCGGAGGTTCAAGACGGACTTCGCTAACAAGGCAGACAGCATGCAGCGGCAGATCCAACAGCGAGAACGACAACT CCAACAGCTGGAGACAGACTTAAAGATCGAGAAGGAGTGGCGGCAGACATTACAGAACgatctggagagggagagggacagcgtGTCACAGCTCAGCGCTCAGGCCCTGCAGATCGGCGGTCTGAAGCAG GAGTTTCATCGTCTCCATGATGAGAACGTTCAGCTGAAGAGCATCTGTGAAGACCAGGAACAAGCTCTGGAGGAGCTGGGCTCTAAACTGAGCGA GTCCAAGCTGAAGATTGAAGACATCAAAGACGCCAACAAAGCCCTTCAG GGGGGACAGGTGTGGCTGAAGGACAAGGATGCAAGCCACTGTAAGCTGTGTGAGAAAGAATTCTCCATCTCCAGAAGGAAG CATCACTGTAGAAACTGCGGAGAGATATTCTGCAACAGCTGCTCGGACAACGAGCTTCCACTGCCCGCCTCCCCTAAACCAGTCAGAGTCTGCGACACCTGCCACGCCCTCCTCCTGCAGCGC
- the rufy2 gene encoding RUN and FYVE domain-containing protein 2 isoform X1: MASSAEHDLAFAEADNNKEKAFGILRLQDEKANLAGDNKASGSGSTVRTGGDGRWQVPIFALARKASETFSGSIHVLPKVSDHRTSLPEEWTPKALRDPMAMERANLLNMAKLSIKGLIESALSFGRTLDSDYPPLQQFFVVMEHCLKHGLRVKKSFLGFNKSLWGPLELVEKLCPEAAEISASVRDLPGLKTPLGRARAWLRLALMQKRLADYLRLLITRKDLLSDFYESSAVLLEEEGAVIVGLLVGLNVIDANLCVKGEDLDSQVGVIDFSMYLKNDIDDYRSEERNSQIASILDQKNYVEELNRQLNSTVNGLQGRVDNLEKSNTKLIEELAIAKNNIIKLQEENQQLRSENSLILLKAKQHLELTQGDVTVERDTYKQSRQGLDEMYNEAQRQLKEECQLRQDVENELVVQVSMKQEMELAMKLLEKDIHEKQDTLIGLRHQLDEVKTINVEMYQKMQTSDDGMQQKNDMIHRLEEKTNQISATMKQLEQRLQEAERHRLSAEEGARRFKTDFANKADSMQRQIQQRERQLQQLETDLKIEKEWRQTLQNDLERERDSVSQLSAQALQIGGLKQEFHRLHDENVQLKSICEDQEQALEELGSKLSESKLKIEDIKDANKALQGGQVWLKDKDASHCKLCEKEFSISRRKHHCRNCGEIFCNSCSDNELPLPASPKPVRVCDTCHALLLQRCSSNPT, translated from the exons ATGGCATCGTCCGCAGAGCACGACTTGGCTTTCGCCGAGGCGGATAACAACAAGGAAAAGGCATTTGGGATTTTGCGATTGCAGGATGAGAAAGCAAACCTCGCCGGAGATAATAAAGCTAGTGGCAGCGGTAGCACCGTGCGGACAGGGGGAGACGGCCGATGGCAGGTTCCTATATTTGCCTTGGCCAGGAAAGCATCCGAGACGTTTTCTGGGAGCATACATGTCCTGCCCAAGGTGTCAGACCACAGGACGTCCCTGCCCGAGGAGTGGACCCCCAAAG CCCTTCGGGACCCCATGGCCATGGAGCGGGCCAACCTGCTGAACATGGCCAAGCTCAGCATCAAGGGGCTCATCGAGTCGGCGCTGAGCTTCGGGAGGACGCTGGACTCGGACTACCCGCCGCTGCAGCAGTTCTTCGTCGTCATGGAGCACTGCCTCAAACACGGCCTCCGAG tGAAGAAGTCATTCCTGGGTTTCAACAAGTCTCTGTGGGGTCCACTGGAGCTGGTGGAGAAGCTGTGTCCTGAGGCAGCTGAGATCTCCGCCTCCGTACGGGACCTCCCCGGTCTCAA gacccCATTAGGCAGAGCGCGCGCCTGGCTGCGCCTGGCGCTCATGCAGAAGAGACTAGCGGACTACTTAAGACTCCTGATTACCAGGAAAGACCTgctgag TGACTTCTACGAGAGCTCTGCTGtgttgttggaggaggagggagccgTCATCGTGGGCCTGCTCGTGGGACTGAACGTCATCGACGCCAACCTCTGTGTGAAGGGAGAGGATCTGGATTCCCAG GTCGGGGTGATAGACTTCTCCATGTACCTGAAGAATGACATTGATGACTACAGGAGCGAAGAGAG GAACAGTCAGATAGCCTCCATCTTGGATCAGAAGAACTATGTGGAGGAGTTGAACAGACAACTTAA CTCCACAGTCAATGGTCTTCAGGGCAGGGTGGACAATCTGGAGAAGTCGAACACTAAGCTCATAGAGGAG TTGGCGATAGCCAAgaacaacatcatcaaactACAGGAGGAAAATCAACAGCTAAGAAGTGAAAACAGCCTCATTTTACTAAAAGCAAAACAACATTTAGAG CTGACGCAGGGCGATGTGACCGTGGAAAgggacacatacaaacagtcCCGCCAGGGTCTGGACGAGATGTACAACGAAGCCCAGAGACAACTGAAGGAGGAGTGCCAGCTCAGACAG GATGTGGAGAACGAGCTGGTGGTGCAGGTGTCCATGAAACAGGAAATGGAACTGGCTATGAAACTTCTTGAGAAGGACATCCACGAGAAACAG GATACTCTCATCGGGTTGAGACACCAGCTGGATGAGGTCAAGACTATCAATGTAGAGATGTACCAAAAGATGCAG ACCTCCGATGACGGGATGCAGCAGAAGAACGACATGATTCATAGACTGGAGGAGAAGACCAATCAGATCTCTGCCACCATGAAGCAGCTGGAGCAAAG ATtacaggaggcagagagacaccgACTGTCGGCGGAGGAGGGCGCCCGGAGGTTCAAGACGGACTTCGCTAACAAGGCAGACAGCATGCAGCGGCAGATCCAACAGCGAGAACGACAACT CCAACAGCTGGAGACAGACTTAAAGATCGAGAAGGAGTGGCGGCAGACATTACAGAACgatctggagagggagagggacagcgtGTCACAGCTCAGCGCTCAGGCCCTGCAGATCGGCGGTCTGAAGCAG GAGTTTCATCGTCTCCATGATGAGAACGTTCAGCTGAAGAGCATCTGTGAAGACCAGGAACAAGCTCTGGAGGAGCTGGGCTCTAAACTGAGCGA GTCCAAGCTGAAGATTGAAGACATCAAAGACGCCAACAAAGCCCTTCAG GGGGGACAGGTGTGGCTGAAGGACAAGGATGCAAGCCACTGTAAGCTGTGTGAGAAAGAATTCTCCATCTCCAGAAGGAAG CATCACTGTAGAAACTGCGGAGAGATATTCTGCAACAGCTGCTCGGACAACGAGCTTCCACTGCCCGCCTCCCCTAAACCAGTCAGAGTCTGCGACACCTGCCACGCCCTCCTCCTGCAGCGC
- the rufy2 gene encoding RUN and FYVE domain-containing protein 2 isoform X3 has protein sequence MASSAEHDLAFAEADNNKEKAFGILRLQDEKANLAGDNKASGSGSTVRTGGDGRWQVPIFALARKASETFSGSIHVLPKVSDHRTSLPEEWTPKALRDPMAMERANLLNMAKLSIKGLIESALSFGRTLDSDYPPLQQFFVVMEHCLKHGLRVKKSFLGFNKSLWGPLELVEKLCPEAAEISASVRDLPGLKTPLGRARAWLRLALMQKRLADYLRLLITRKDLLSDFYESSAVLLEEEGAVIVGLLVGLNVIDANLCVKGEDLDSQVGVIDFSMYLKNDIDDYRSEERNSQIASILDQKNYVEELNRQLNSTVNGLQGRVDNLEKSNTKLIEELAIAKNNIIKLQEENQQLRSENSLILLKAKQHLELTQGDVTVERDTYKQSRQGLDEMYNEAQRQLKEECQLRQDVENELVVQVSMKQEMELAMKLLEKDIHEKQDTLIGLRHQLDEVKTINVEMYQKMQTSDDGMQQKNDMIHRLEEKTNQISATMKQLEQSDKDLLSQTRTLAMSFVKCASNDTEHQYKLVKDISF, from the exons ATGGCATCGTCCGCAGAGCACGACTTGGCTTTCGCCGAGGCGGATAACAACAAGGAAAAGGCATTTGGGATTTTGCGATTGCAGGATGAGAAAGCAAACCTCGCCGGAGATAATAAAGCTAGTGGCAGCGGTAGCACCGTGCGGACAGGGGGAGACGGCCGATGGCAGGTTCCTATATTTGCCTTGGCCAGGAAAGCATCCGAGACGTTTTCTGGGAGCATACATGTCCTGCCCAAGGTGTCAGACCACAGGACGTCCCTGCCCGAGGAGTGGACCCCCAAAG CCCTTCGGGACCCCATGGCCATGGAGCGGGCCAACCTGCTGAACATGGCCAAGCTCAGCATCAAGGGGCTCATCGAGTCGGCGCTGAGCTTCGGGAGGACGCTGGACTCGGACTACCCGCCGCTGCAGCAGTTCTTCGTCGTCATGGAGCACTGCCTCAAACACGGCCTCCGAG tGAAGAAGTCATTCCTGGGTTTCAACAAGTCTCTGTGGGGTCCACTGGAGCTGGTGGAGAAGCTGTGTCCTGAGGCAGCTGAGATCTCCGCCTCCGTACGGGACCTCCCCGGTCTCAA gacccCATTAGGCAGAGCGCGCGCCTGGCTGCGCCTGGCGCTCATGCAGAAGAGACTAGCGGACTACTTAAGACTCCTGATTACCAGGAAAGACCTgctgag TGACTTCTACGAGAGCTCTGCTGtgttgttggaggaggagggagccgTCATCGTGGGCCTGCTCGTGGGACTGAACGTCATCGACGCCAACCTCTGTGTGAAGGGAGAGGATCTGGATTCCCAG GTCGGGGTGATAGACTTCTCCATGTACCTGAAGAATGACATTGATGACTACAGGAGCGAAGAGAG GAACAGTCAGATAGCCTCCATCTTGGATCAGAAGAACTATGTGGAGGAGTTGAACAGACAACTTAA CTCCACAGTCAATGGTCTTCAGGGCAGGGTGGACAATCTGGAGAAGTCGAACACTAAGCTCATAGAGGAG TTGGCGATAGCCAAgaacaacatcatcaaactACAGGAGGAAAATCAACAGCTAAGAAGTGAAAACAGCCTCATTTTACTAAAAGCAAAACAACATTTAGAG CTGACGCAGGGCGATGTGACCGTGGAAAgggacacatacaaacagtcCCGCCAGGGTCTGGACGAGATGTACAACGAAGCCCAGAGACAACTGAAGGAGGAGTGCCAGCTCAGACAG GATGTGGAGAACGAGCTGGTGGTGCAGGTGTCCATGAAACAGGAAATGGAACTGGCTATGAAACTTCTTGAGAAGGACATCCACGAGAAACAG GATACTCTCATCGGGTTGAGACACCAGCTGGATGAGGTCAAGACTATCAATGTAGAGATGTACCAAAAGATGCAG ACCTCCGATGACGGGATGCAGCAGAAGAACGACATGATTCATAGACTGGAGGAGAAGACCAATCAGATCTCTGCCACCATGAAGCAGCTGGAGCAAAG TGATAAGGACTTACTGAGTCAAACGAGAACATTAGCCATGTCATTTGTTAAGTGTGCCTCCAATGACACAGAGCATCAATACAAGCTGGTTAAGGACATCTCCTTCTGA